In Manis pentadactyla isolate mManPen7 chromosome 3, mManPen7.hap1, whole genome shotgun sequence, a single window of DNA contains:
- the LOC130683123 gene encoding NUT family member 2F-like, which translates to MSNGQAAAVGSQPVGMTSGGARIPEKSGTGAQPATAQAHQCQRSLHTEALTENTPKAVTKDIGNTAEGAPGGERGEESSGLPPGEEGDYPDPGLLTYLDELCAQDKYFLAKVDVVLHPRFLEELLSPDPELDLLALAEELEKEEGLSILQLEHSRLLELTQEEEGVQASLSHSAPQLDIRPSVSEAGHFPQRPGLSPTGPPAAKASSQPPCAGTAPAEKTPLPGASLGVAGGPAFALGLGRPSQAQKRKGDPFVPERSKKRHCNQ; encoded by the exons ATGTCGAACGGCCAGGCAGCTGCGGTCGGCTCTCAGCCCGTGGGGATGACTTCAGGAGGAG CTCGCATCCCCGAGAAGTCCGGCACTGGGGCCCAGCCCGCCACTGCCCAGGCGCACCAGTGCCAGCGGAGCCTGCACACCGAGGCGCTGACAGAGAACACCCCCAAGGCTGTGACCAAGGACATCGGCAACACAGCTGAAGGGGCGCCCGGTGGAGAACGGGGAGAGGAGAGCTCCGGGCTGCCACCGGGAGAGGAGGGTGACTACCCAGACCCGGGTCTCCTTACCTACCTTGACGAACTTTGTGCACAGGACAAATACTTCCTTGCCAAG GTGGACGTAGTGCTGCACCCACGCTTCCTGGAGGAGTTGCTCTCTCCGGATCCTGAGCTGGACCTCTTGGCCCTCgctgaggagctggagaaggaggaAGGACTGTCCATCTTACAG CTGGAGCACAGCCGACTCCTGGAACTGACGCAGGAGGAGGAGGGTGTGCAGGCCTCCCTGAGTCACAGCGCACCCCAACTGGACATAAGGCCTTCTGTGTCTGAGGCCGGCCATTTTCCCCAGAGGCCAGGCCTCAGCCCCACTGGCCCTCCAGCTGCCAAGGCCAGCAGTCAGCCCCCGTGTGCAGGCACAGCCCCTGCTGAGAAGACACCTCTGCCAGGGGCCAGCCTCGGGGTCGCTGGGGGGCCAGCCTTTGCTCTGGGTCTTGGCCGCCCCTCACAGGCCCagaagagaaagggggaccctttTGTCCCAGAGAGGTCTAAGAAGCGGCACTGCAACCAGTAG